In the bacterium genome, one interval contains:
- a CDS encoding proline dehydrogenase family protein produces MSAFNQLVANTLPYFPKRLVGHLSRHYISGEQLDDAVRVGRELMAEGCCLTLDVLGEHILRPEEATAYADLYLQVLDRIAAEGLDANVSVKPTQMGMALDLELCRANCRRILARASQHGNFVRIDMEDTPWTTATLDLHDELQRDFPGHVGVVIQAYLRRTMDDIQGRLIPARTHLRLCKGIYKEPAHLALHGHQEIRDNYLRCLKALLEAGNYVGIATHDQFLVDGAMRIIADLGLPRDRYEFQMLLGVLPALRRRIVAQGHKLRVYVPFGEAWFAYSTRRLKENPDLVMHFIRDFFRRH; encoded by the coding sequence ATGTCCGCCTTCAACCAATTGGTTGCCAATACACTGCCCTACTTCCCCAAGCGCCTGGTCGGCCATTTGTCCCGGCACTACATCAGCGGCGAGCAATTGGACGACGCCGTGCGCGTCGGCCGGGAGCTGATGGCGGAAGGCTGCTGCCTGACTCTTGACGTGTTGGGGGAGCACATCCTGCGCCCGGAGGAGGCGACGGCCTATGCCGACCTCTACCTGCAGGTGCTGGACCGCATCGCCGCGGAAGGGCTGGACGCCAATGTCAGCGTCAAGCCGACCCAGATGGGCATGGCCCTCGATCTGGAACTGTGCCGGGCCAACTGCCGGCGCATCCTGGCCCGGGCCTCCCAGCACGGGAACTTCGTGCGCATCGACATGGAGGACACGCCCTGGACCACCGCCACGCTCGATCTCCACGATGAGCTGCAGCGGGACTTTCCCGGCCATGTGGGGGTGGTGATCCAGGCCTACCTGCGGCGGACGATGGATGACATCCAGGGCCGCCTCATCCCGGCGCGCACCCACCTGCGCCTCTGCAAGGGCATCTACAAGGAGCCGGCCCACCTCGCCCTCCACGGCCACCAGGAGATCCGCGACAACTACCTGCGCTGTCTGAAGGCCCTGTTGGAGGCGGGCAACTACGTCGGCATCGCCACCCACGACCAGTTCCTGGTGGATGGCGCCATGCGCATCATCGCAGACCTGGGCCTGCCGCGCGATCGTTACGAGTTTCAGATGCTGCTGGGTGTCCTGCCGGCCCTCCGTCGCCGCATCGTGGCCCAGGGCCACAAGTTGCGGGTCTATGTGCCTTTCGGCGAGGCCTGGTTCGCCTACAGCACCCGGCGGCTCAAGGAGAACCCCGACCTCGTCATGCATTTCATCCGGGATTTCTTCCGCCGCCATTGA